One stretch of Candidatus Neomarinimicrobiota bacterium DNA includes these proteins:
- a CDS encoding multiheme c-type cytochrome — protein MKQEHDQTFRAKEWQHRLLILASGLLFFETLTGLSIYLLPFSISNQVMVLLHTGIGLLFLIPFTWYQIRHWLVYRTTRMHHIKLTGYFSLVATVVAAVSGIVLTFQAIFQTKIGHGWDVAHIISTFALIASLLPHLVVILVRDFRGRKTEALQPVLKAQKRYGLNTLFAVGVLFAGVILLVYAYEPVKLVNRLPDDYSFIYGPDRPFAPSLARTSTGDAFDARSLGGSETCGTSGCHQDIVKEWQVSAHRYSAMDPAFQAVQKVMGEQNGPESTRYCGGCHDPISLFSGAKNIFTDDLTNLAGYQEGVSCLVCHAIKETDLKGNANYVITQPRRYMFELHEGEKVRFLRDFLIRAYPRYHVESLQHRLFKSPEFCAACHKQFIDQEINKVGWVQLQNQFDNWRKSRWNHPGDATKTVECRECHMRLVESSDPASGDALDYNRVPDDKKHRSHRFIAANQFIPRILDLPGADEQIALTEKWLQGEIEIPEIADKWKKGPAVPLELVVPEKVEPGETVKIQAVITNNKVGHDFPTGPMDIIQAWVEVTVTDQDGNEVFSSGRRDDRNFIEPGSFVFKAESVDEYGNLIDRHNLWEMVGVRYRRVLFPGFSDKAEFSFLCPGSVSTEGKQPLTDEEFQFQVPADHVGELQVTAKLMYRKINQFLLNFLLGEESGVTAPISVISEDTKRIQVGSMTTLQANAG, from the coding sequence ATCCGCCACTGGTTGGTATACCGAACCACCAGAATGCACCACATCAAGCTCACCGGGTACTTCTCCTTAGTGGCAACCGTGGTGGCTGCCGTAAGCGGTATCGTTTTGACGTTTCAGGCTATTTTTCAGACGAAGATCGGCCACGGTTGGGACGTGGCCCACATTATTTCCACGTTTGCCCTGATTGCTTCTCTGCTGCCTCATCTGGTCGTCATCCTGGTTCGTGATTTCAGAGGACGAAAGACGGAGGCGTTGCAGCCGGTTTTGAAGGCGCAGAAGCGTTATGGTTTGAATACCCTGTTCGCTGTGGGAGTACTCTTTGCTGGGGTCATCCTTCTGGTTTATGCATATGAACCGGTGAAACTGGTCAACCGATTACCCGATGACTACAGCTTCATCTACGGTCCCGACAGGCCCTTTGCCCCAAGTCTAGCCCGAACAAGTACCGGAGATGCCTTCGACGCCCGGTCCCTGGGCGGCTCCGAAACGTGCGGAACTTCGGGATGTCACCAGGACATTGTCAAAGAGTGGCAGGTCAGTGCTCACCGTTATTCGGCAATGGATCCTGCGTTTCAAGCCGTTCAGAAGGTTATGGGTGAACAGAATGGACCCGAATCAACCCGATATTGTGGTGGATGCCACGATCCCATCTCTCTGTTTTCAGGAGCAAAGAATATCTTCACTGATGACTTGACCAACCTCGCGGGATATCAGGAGGGTGTCTCGTGCCTTGTCTGTCATGCCATCAAAGAGACAGATCTCAAAGGAAATGCGAATTACGTCATCACCCAGCCGCGACGCTACATGTTCGAATTACACGAAGGCGAAAAAGTCCGGTTTCTCAGGGATTTCTTGATTCGTGCCTACCCGAGGTATCATGTGGAAAGCTTGCAGCATCGTCTGTTTAAGAGTCCCGAGTTCTGCGCCGCCTGCCATAAGCAGTTCATCGATCAGGAGATCAACAAGGTGGGTTGGGTTCAACTTCAAAACCAATTCGATAACTGGCGAAAGAGTCGTTGGAATCATCCGGGAGATGCCACAAAGACCGTTGAATGCCGGGAATGTCATATGCGATTGGTGGAATCCAGCGATCCCGCCAGCGGAGATGCCCTGGACTACAATCGAGTTCCCGATGACAAAAAGCATCGGAGTCATCGTTTCATAGCTGCCAATCAATTTATCCCCCGGATTTTGGATCTCCCAGGTGCAGACGAGCAGATCGCTCTGACAGAAAAGTGGCTTCAAGGTGAGATCGAGATCCCCGAAATCGCGGATAAGTGGAAGAAGGGACCCGCCGTGCCACTGGAACTCGTGGTGCCGGAGAAGGTCGAACCTGGTGAAACAGTCAAGATTCAAGCCGTGATCACCAACAACAAGGTCGGTCATGATTTCCCTACCGGTCCCATGGATATTATTCAAGCCTGGGTTGAAGTTACCGTGACGGACCAGGACGGCAACGAGGTTTTTTCTAGCGGCCGCAGGGATGACCGGAATTTTATTGAGCCTGGGTCTTTCGTCTTCAAAGCGGAGTCCGTTGATGAGTACGGCAATCTGATTGACCGGCACAATTTGTGGGAGATGGTGGGTGTGCGATACCGCCGCGTCCTGTTCCCGGGCTTTTCTGACAAAGCCGAATTCTCCTTCCTCTGTCCCGGCAGCGTTTCGACGGAGGGAAAACAGCCTCTCACAGATGAAGAATTTCAGTTTCAGGTGCCCGCCGATCACGTCGGAGAGTTGCAGGTGACAGCGAAACTGATGTACCGGAAGATCAACCAGTTCCTCCTTAACTTCCTTCTTGGGGAGGAGTCCGGGGTTACCGCTCCCATTTCCGTAATTTCCGAGGATACCAAGCGAATTCAAGTCGGATCGATGACGACCTTGCAGGCTAATGCCGGCTAG